A window of Thermodesulfobacteriota bacterium contains these coding sequences:
- a CDS encoding M20 family metallopeptidase, which produces MDPERKALLTAADRLRPTAVRMLREITSYAELALRETRTSRALSSFLERNGFRVAHGVAGMETAFRAEYPFGKGRPAVAFLCEMDALPSIGHACGHNIVGVASACAAVALARAGRGTFRSGKVVVFGTPAEETGYGKARMAEAGVFRGIDAVMMVHPSSRRHVDKGYLALHKMYFTYHGRTAHAAAYPEHGINALDGVLLLFNGVSALRQQLPDTVRVHGIVTEGGQAPNIIPERAQAYFYVRGETEAELRRTVARVKGCAAGAAKASGCRLSIEEGPYTLSPMKANPVLAGTYRRALGLLGLQESGAPANRNRGSSDIGNVSQVVPTLQPNIPVTGGERVEIHTRRFAEATVAPSGQEGVMEGIRALALTGYDLFSDPSLVDAAWRAFKGR; this is translated from the coding sequence ATGGATCCAGAGCGAAAAGCCCTTCTGACCGCCGCCGACCGCCTGCGGCCGACGGCCGTCCGGATGCTGCGGGAAATCACCTCCTACGCGGAGCTCGCGCTACGGGAGACCCGCACCTCCCGGGCGCTCTCCTCCTTCCTCGAGCGGAACGGTTTCCGCGTCGCGCATGGGGTGGCCGGAATGGAGACCGCCTTCCGGGCGGAGTATCCGTTCGGCAAGGGGCGCCCGGCGGTGGCTTTCCTTTGCGAGATGGACGCGCTTCCCTCCATCGGTCACGCGTGCGGCCACAATATCGTGGGGGTCGCTTCGGCGTGCGCGGCGGTTGCGCTGGCGCGGGCGGGAAGGGGAACGTTCCGGTCGGGGAAAGTGGTCGTGTTCGGGACTCCCGCCGAGGAAACGGGATACGGCAAGGCCCGGATGGCGGAGGCGGGCGTCTTCCGGGGGATCGACGCCGTCATGATGGTCCATCCGTCCTCCCGCCGGCATGTCGACAAGGGGTACCTCGCCCTCCACAAGATGTACTTCACCTACCACGGCCGCACGGCCCACGCCGCAGCCTATCCCGAGCACGGGATCAACGCGCTGGACGGCGTCCTTCTCCTGTTCAACGGCGTCTCGGCCCTGCGGCAGCAGCTTCCGGACACGGTCCGCGTCCACGGGATCGTAACGGAAGGGGGGCAGGCCCCCAATATCATCCCCGAACGTGCGCAGGCATATTTCTACGTGCGGGGAGAAACGGAAGCCGAGCTGCGGCGGACCGTCGCGCGCGTGAAGGGCTGCGCCGCCGGCGCCGCGAAGGCCAGCGGCTGCCGCCTGTCGATCGAGGAAGGGCCGTACACTCTCTCCCCGATGAAGGCCAACCCCGTCCTGGCGGGGACGTATCGGCGCGCGTTGGGGCTTCTGGGCCTTCAGGAGAGCGGGGCGCCCGCGAACCGCAACCGGGGCTCCTCGGATATAGGAAACGTTTCGCAGGTCGTTCCCACGCTCCAGCCCAATATCCCCGTCACCGGCGGCGAGCGCGTCGAGATCCACACCCGCCGTTTCGCGGAAGCGACGGTGGCGCCGTCGGGCCAGGAAGGAGTGATGGAAGGGATCCGCGCCCTCGCGCTCACCGGCTACGATCTGTTCTCCGACCCTTCGCTGGTCGATGCGGCGTGGCGGGCGTTCAAGGGTCGATAA
- the prmA gene encoding 50S ribosomal protein L11 methyltransferase, which produces MTRWKSFTVEVRRETIDAVTQFLMDRGSLGMAYDEQLLGAAGDPFDPIPPPPKITKLTAYFPWETDLGELKRAFLDFLPVLAESFGRGPEAFLEGTEITDTGWAEKWKEHFRARKVGRRLVVKPSWEAFNAAEGEVVLTVDPGQAFGTGTHETTRMCLRFVEEVFERAPYPRRVLDIGTGTGILGIAAARLGAERVLGIDTDPVAVDVARMNSGLNGVGAAFRAEGTVLSAIGEEFDLVLANLIAEILIDLSNEIVARCVPDGWIVLSGILKEKSGWVAEEYRAHGASLVEEATDGQWSALLLRKGNLP; this is translated from the coding sequence ATGACGCGCTGGAAATCGTTCACCGTGGAGGTCCGCCGCGAGACGATCGACGCGGTCACCCAGTTCCTGATGGACCGCGGCTCCCTCGGGATGGCCTACGACGAGCAGCTTCTCGGCGCCGCGGGCGACCCTTTCGACCCGATCCCGCCGCCGCCGAAGATCACGAAGCTGACCGCGTATTTCCCGTGGGAAACCGACCTCGGGGAGCTGAAGCGCGCCTTTCTCGACTTCCTCCCCGTGCTCGCCGAGTCGTTCGGCAGGGGCCCGGAGGCGTTCCTCGAAGGAACCGAGATCACCGACACTGGATGGGCGGAGAAGTGGAAGGAGCACTTCCGGGCGCGGAAGGTCGGCCGCCGGCTCGTCGTCAAGCCGTCCTGGGAGGCGTTCAACGCCGCCGAGGGTGAGGTGGTGCTGACGGTCGACCCCGGGCAGGCATTCGGGACCGGGACGCACGAGACCACGCGGATGTGCCTCCGGTTCGTCGAGGAAGTCTTCGAGCGGGCGCCCTACCCCCGCAGGGTCCTCGACATCGGCACGGGAACGGGGATCCTGGGGATCGCCGCGGCGCGCCTGGGCGCGGAACGCGTCCTCGGCATCGATACCGACCCGGTGGCGGTGGACGTGGCGAGAATGAACTCCGGGCTGAACGGCGTGGGCGCCGCGTTCCGGGCTGAAGGCACGGTCCTCTCCGCGATCGGGGAGGAATTCGATCTGGTGCTCGCCAACCTGATCGCCGAGATTCTCATCGACCTGTCGAATGAGATCGTCGCCCGGTGCGTCCCGGACGGGTGGATCGTCCTCTCCGGGATTCTGAAGGAGAAAAGCGGCTGGGTCGCGGAGGAATACCGCGCCCACGGCGCCTCCCTCGTCGAGGAGGCTACGGACGGGCAGTGGTCCGCCCTGCTTCTCCGCAAGGGGAATCTCCCTTAA
- a CDS encoding RsmE family RNA methyltransferase: MPTFLVQRKNISGDTAVLSGTEAGHMLRSLRLSVGDSFHAFDEEGARYRMRILEATSRSLRAEVLETFAPEPPPAVAVTLLVGLPKADKMDFILEKATELGVSAVVPFRSSRTIPRVDPSDAKKRLLRWERVALAAAKQCGSGRIPEVSGIVPFAEALRRAASHEGRIVFYEGEREFTLKKVLSGLPPVKGIALVVGPEGGFSPDEVREAVAAGCRCAGLGSRILRVETAALAVLSMVMYHFHKESP, translated from the coding sequence ATGCCCACCTTCCTCGTCCAGCGAAAGAACATCTCCGGGGACACCGCGGTCCTGTCCGGGACCGAGGCGGGGCATATGCTCCGCTCCCTGCGCCTCTCCGTCGGGGATTCCTTCCACGCGTTCGACGAGGAAGGCGCCCGCTACCGGATGCGCATCCTCGAAGCGACCTCCCGTTCCCTGCGGGCGGAGGTGCTAGAGACGTTCGCGCCGGAGCCGCCGCCTGCGGTTGCCGTCACCCTCCTCGTGGGGCTTCCGAAGGCGGACAAGATGGACTTCATCCTCGAAAAGGCGACGGAGCTGGGCGTATCCGCGGTCGTCCCGTTCCGCTCGTCCCGGACGATCCCCCGCGTGGACCCGTCCGACGCGAAGAAGCGGCTCCTGAGGTGGGAGCGGGTGGCGCTCGCTGCCGCGAAACAGTGCGGCTCGGGCCGGATACCCGAGGTTTCCGGGATCGTGCCGTTCGCCGAGGCGTTGCGCCGCGCGGCAAGCCATGAAGGGCGGATCGTCTTCTACGAGGGAGAGAGGGAGTTCACGCTGAAGAAGGTCCTCTCCGGGCTCCCGCCGGTAAAGGGCATCGCCCTCGTGGTGGGGCCGGAAGGAGGATTCTCCCCGGACGAGGTCCGGGAGGCCGTGGCGGCCGGCTGCCGGTGCGCCGGGCTGGGGAGCCGGATCCTGCGCGTGGAAACGGCGGCTCTCGCAGTTCTTTCGATGGTGATGTACCATTTCCACAAGGAGTCGCCCTGA